A window of Aurantibacillus circumpalustris genomic DNA:
ATTTGCATTGCTTTTGAGGATATAATTTTGATGTAAATTATACTTATCCATTACGAATTGCCGTTTGTACAACTGTATTGCTTTGGTATGATCCGCACCGGTAAGCCCCTCGCCAGTGGCCATAATGCTCGCCTGGCCAAAATCAAAACCCTGGAGAGAATCTTGCGAATACACGGGCGCAAATGAAATATTGCTTATTTGCGAAAATAAGCTTGTGTTAGAAAATGTTAATAGGGCCACGAAAAAGACCAGTATACGTGTGAGTCTCATAAAATAATATCTCTAATATTGACACTAAACTTACTACAATTTTTTAAACATTTTTTGGCTATTTTTTTAATTTGAACGCAACCTTTTATAACTGATTAATTATCAATATGTTAACAATTTTTGTTTTATTAAGATTTGTCGGTTAATTAGTGAGTGGCTATTGAAAACAGGGCTTTTTCTGCTTTTTTGATCAAAAAATTAAAAATTGAAAGATAATTTTAAAGACACTTATTCATTAAATTTGAAGGTTTATGTCGATAAACACAATAGCACTTTTACCCGATCATGTTGCAAATCAAATTGCTGCCGGTGAGGTGGTACAACGACCTGCAAGTGTGGTAAAGGAGCTGCTGGAGAATGCCATTGACGCGGGCGCAACGTATATTAAACTCATTATAAAAGACGCTGGGAAAAGCCTTATTCAAGTCATTGATAATGGAAAAGGGATGAATCCTTTTGATGCACGCATGTGTTTTGAGCGCCACGCTACTTCTAAAATAAATAAAGCAGATGATCTGTTCACCCTTACTACCAAGGGCTTTCGGGGTGAAGCGCTGGCAAGTATTGCAGCGATTGCGCAGGTAGAATTAAAAACAAAACAGGAAGAAGATTTAGTTGGTCAGCATATTGTTATGGAAGGTGGGAAAATGATTTCGCAAAGTGAATGTCAAACTCCAACCGGTACATCGTTTATTATTAAGAATTTATTTTACAACATTCCAGCGCGACGTAATTTTTTAAAGAGCGATCAGGTTGAACAAAAACATATTATTGATGAGGTGGAGCGGATTGCAATTCCACATACGAACGTACATTTCGTTTTGCAAAGTAACGGAAATGAAATCTTAAATCTGCCTCAAGGAAATTTGATGCAGCGCATAAAATCTTTGTTGGGGAGTTATATTCAAAAAGAATTGGTGCAGATTAACGAAGACACTTCTTTTGTAAAAATAGCAGGCTACGTGAGCCTTCCGGGCTCTGCTGTAAAAACAAAAAAAGAACAATATTTTTTCGTAAACAATCGCTTCGTAAAAAACCCTTTCTTAAATCATGCTATTTATGAAGCCTATAAAGAACTGATTAGTTTTCAATCGCACCCTAAATATTTTATTTTTTTAGAACTCGATCCCAAGCACATTGACATTAATATTCATCCAACAAAAACAGAGGTAAAATTTACTGACGACAAAACTGTGTACATGCTTTTGCTAAGTTCGATTAAACGAGCCCTGGGAAAAGCAAATGTTTCTCCTTCGCTCGATTTTGAATCAGAAACTGGTATTCAACATGAAAATGCGGAAGTTGGAAAAGTATACACGCAACCAAAAATAAGTTATAATACAAATTACAATCCATTTCACTCTCCGGCTTCTAATGCTGGTAATCCAGCTTTAGAAAAAGCAAATAAGCAAAACTGGGAAAGTATGTTTGAAGGATTTAAAAATAATACCGAAACCGTTATGGCAGCTCCAGAGCAAGAACAACAGCTCATGGAAGAAATAAAAAAGGAGTCTATTGACTTCAGTGTATTTCAATTGAACTTCAAGTACATCATTACGGCTTATAATCAAAACGTAATGATCGTTGACCAACAGAGGGCTCACGAGCGCATTGTATACGAACATTACATGAATTCGAAAAAAGAAAACAGTGTTCCGTCGCAACAATTGTTATTTCCCGAACAAATTGAGATGAGTGCAAATGACTTTTCATTAGTAAAAGGTTTGCTCGATGAATTTAAGTTTTTAGGATTTGAATTTGAAGTGTTTGGTAAAAATAGTATTGTAGTAAATGGTACCCCGGCCGACATGCAAGACTTTAATGTTGTACAAACTATCGAGGGAATAATCGAAACTTATAAATTAAACACCATCGATGCAAAAGTTGAAAAGAAAGATAATTTGTGCCGAGCCATTGCAAAAAATATTAGCATTAAATATGGCAAAGCACTTGAACAAGAAGAAATGAAATTGTTACTCAATCACCTCATGCAGTGTGAAAACCCTTTGTATACGGCTAATGGCAAGGTGGTGATGATGAATGTAGAGTATAACGATGTAGAACGTTTTTTTAAAAAGTAATGAACTTTAATAATCAATATAGACCTGGTGGTTTTGGTGGTTTGCCTGTAGTTACCAAAAATATTATCATCATAAACGTTATACTTTATCTGGCAACCGTTCTTGCGGAAAGCAGAGGAATAGATTTAGTAAAATACCTTGGTTTGCATTATTTTACGGCACCAGACTTTAGGCCGCATCAATTTGTTACCTACATTTTTATGCACGGAAGTCTTATGCATATTTTTTTCAATATGTTTGGAGTATACATTTTTGGTCAGGTGTTAGAACAAGTGTGGGGGCCAAAACGTTATTTAATTTTTTATATTTTAACTGGCTTTGGAGCGGCTTTAGCGCAGTACATCGTTATTTATTTTTCGGTGAGTGACCTGGTTCAGTCTATTGATTTGGTTCAAACTAATTTGAGCGATAAAACATTTACAGAATTATTTAATTCAAGGGACTTTAGTGCGCGTATTTCTCGCGAGTTTATTCCTGATTATGAAAGTTTTGTGAATCAATATAACGCAGCGCTAAATGACGGCTCGCCGCGCGCTATGGCATTGGCTTCACAGTTTCTTCTGGATTACAAACATCAGTTTTTAAATTCACAAGTAATTATTGGCGCCTCTGGATCTTTGTTTGGCTTATTAGGAGCCTTTGGGATGTTGTTTCCAAACAGAGAATTGTATTTGTATTTTTTCATTCCAGTAAAAGCAAAGTGGTTGGTCATTGGATACGGCGCCATTGAATTATTTTCAGGTTGGAAAAATGATCCGCTTGATAATGTAGCGCATTTCGCACACATTGGTGGTTTAGTAATTGGTGTTATTCTCGTTTTAATATGGAGAAGAGATAGAAATAATTTTTATTAAAAACTGAATGGACTTTTTAAAAAACATAAAAGATAATTTTCAAAAACAAGGGGTTTTAACACAAATCATTATTATTAATGTGGCTGTTTTTTTAACAGTTAACATTGTAGGAAATGTTTCTCACTTAAACCTCCTTCAATATCTAGCGCTGCCTATAGGCGCTCAAGTATTCTTATTCAAATTTTGGACACTATTCACATACATGTTTACGCATGCAGGATTAGGACATATATTTTGGAACATGGTTTTATTTTATTTTATGTCGCAAGTATTTTTCACCATCATGGGGCAGAAAAAATTACTTTACTTATATGTGATGAGTGGGGTTAGCGGCGGTGCACTTATGCTCATTTTAGGTTTAATTTTTCCTGAGCAATTTCAGTACGCTTCTTTAATTGGCGCTTCTGCGGCTGTAATGGGTGTTGGAGCAGTTATGGCAGTTTATTCACCAAATTATAAAGTTTATTTGTTTGGCATGTTTGAACTTTCGTACAAATTCTTTTTTCTTGGCGTTTTTGTTTTAAACACAATTATTGATCTATCAGAAAACACAGGAGGAAAAATTTCTCATATTGGTGGAACACTATTTGGCTTGATTTATGGTTATTATTTGAAACAAGGGATCGATCTTTTTAATATTTCACTCAAGGCAAAACAAAAACACAATTTAAAAGTTGTGAGTCGAAGCGGTTCTTACAGCGAGTCATCAGCCAGTAAAAAGACAAGTGAAGAACATACCATGGATGAATTACTAGATAAAATCTCAAAAAGTGGTTATGATAGTTTAACGAAAAATGAAAAAGATGAGTTATTTAGACTGTCGCAAAAAAAGTAGTATCTATCATCCATAAAAGTAGAAGCATCGAATTGTTAATAATTCCACTTACACTTTTAATGATAATTGTTGTTATTATTTTATATTAGTGAGCCCTAAATGAAAATAAAATACGCGGCCATACTTATTATCTTGTTTTTGAACTGCGTTTCTTTGTTTTCGCAACCTGCAAAATTTTTGCATATAGAGGATGCCGATGAGCATCTTAAGCATGGAAATTATTTGAGTGCTATTCCTGTTTACCAAAATGAGTTAAAAAAGGATCCGGATAATACAAAGGTTAAACATAAACTTGGACTTTGTTATTTAAACACGCGCATAAGCAGAGAAGATGGGGTTATCATGTTAGAAGCAGCTTCCAGGGATCCTAAAATAACGGAAGACATCTGGAAAGATTTAGGAAAAGCGTATAGTTTGACTAATAAACTAGAAGACGCTATTTCAGCTTATGAAAAATTCGCTGAGCTAAAACCGAAGCAAGCATCTGAAGTGGATATATATATTACCCAGTGTAAGAATGCAATAAAAATGATGCAAAAACCCAGCCATGTTACTTTTCAGAATCTTGGAAAAGAAATTAATAGTGATGAGCCGGACTACTATCCGTTTATAGATAAAGATGAAATGTATTTGGTTTTCACATCTCGTAGGAAGGAAAATATTGGTGGAAAAAAAATCGAGATCGACGGTTATCGTAGTAGTGATATTTATCAAAGCATTATTGATGCTAACGGTAACTGGACAACCGCAAAAAATGCAGGGCGGGGAGTTAATACGAATTTGGACGAGCAGGTTACAGGCTTAAAGTCTGATGGATTAGAAATGTATGTTTATTGGGATCACATTGATAAATATGGCGACCTGTATATCGCGGGCCGTAATGATAGAACAGTTGATTTTGGAAAGGCAAAAACTGTTGGGAGCCCTGTTAACGATAAAATTGAAACAAGTGGTTGTGTAAGTGAGGACGGCAGCATTCTTCTTTTCGCAAGAAGAGATAAAATTTCTGATAACAGTGACTTATACATGAGTCGCATGTTACCTAGCGGCAATTGGGGTGTTCCGCAAAAGTTACCTGAAATTATTAATTCCCTTTATAATGAAGATTTTCCTTATTTATCCTATGACGGCCAAACTCTCTATTTTTCGAGTGACAATCCAAACTCTATGGGAGGACACGATTTATTTAAAACCAATTGGAATCAAAAAACAAATGAATTTTCAAAGCCGCAAAATTTAGGTTACCCAATTAACTCGACGGACGATGACAAGAGTATTTGTGTTACAAGTGATAACCGTTTGGCATACGTGAGTTCTTTCCGTCCAAATGGGTTTGGAGATTTAGATATCTATAGAATAAAATTTGATGACGCTGAGCCGGTAAGTGTAATATATACAGGTCAGTTTTATATGGGAGATACTATTGCTTCAAAACAACCAAAAAAATATAGTATAGAAATAATTGTTACGAATGTAGCCACCAATTATGAGTACACATTTATACCTCACACAAAAACGGGCCACTACATGATGGCAATGCCAGCAGGGAAATATAAGTTAACAGCACAATCAACCGGATTTATTACTTACACCGAAGATATTACGGTAAGTGACATGGGGAAAATAAACATGGAGCGTAATAAAAACATCGTTCTAAAGAAAGTCAAGAAAAAATGAAAGACTGGTTAAGACATTAAACAAATTTCTTGTGTAAATGTTATTCTTTACAAATTCTTAAATCGCATACAATGGATAGAAAAGATTTTATAAAAAAAGGAACGCTGAGTGCTTTTTTTCTTGGCGTATCTTCTGCCTTCGGTAATGTTATAAGTAGTGCTATAAAAGGTGGCAACAAATACCGTGGCATAGAAGGTGTTTTTTCACCAACCAATACGCACATGGTAG
This region includes:
- the mutL gene encoding DNA mismatch repair endonuclease MutL; translation: MSINTIALLPDHVANQIAAGEVVQRPASVVKELLENAIDAGATYIKLIIKDAGKSLIQVIDNGKGMNPFDARMCFERHATSKINKADDLFTLTTKGFRGEALASIAAIAQVELKTKQEEDLVGQHIVMEGGKMISQSECQTPTGTSFIIKNLFYNIPARRNFLKSDQVEQKHIIDEVERIAIPHTNVHFVLQSNGNEILNLPQGNLMQRIKSLLGSYIQKELVQINEDTSFVKIAGYVSLPGSAVKTKKEQYFFVNNRFVKNPFLNHAIYEAYKELISFQSHPKYFIFLELDPKHIDINIHPTKTEVKFTDDKTVYMLLLSSIKRALGKANVSPSLDFESETGIQHENAEVGKVYTQPKISYNTNYNPFHSPASNAGNPALEKANKQNWESMFEGFKNNTETVMAAPEQEQQLMEEIKKESIDFSVFQLNFKYIITAYNQNVMIVDQQRAHERIVYEHYMNSKKENSVPSQQLLFPEQIEMSANDFSLVKGLLDEFKFLGFEFEVFGKNSIVVNGTPADMQDFNVVQTIEGIIETYKLNTIDAKVEKKDNLCRAIAKNISIKYGKALEQEEMKLLLNHLMQCENPLYTANGKVVMMNVEYNDVERFFKK
- a CDS encoding rhomboid family intramembrane serine protease, with the protein product MNFNNQYRPGGFGGLPVVTKNIIIINVILYLATVLAESRGIDLVKYLGLHYFTAPDFRPHQFVTYIFMHGSLMHIFFNMFGVYIFGQVLEQVWGPKRYLIFYILTGFGAALAQYIVIYFSVSDLVQSIDLVQTNLSDKTFTELFNSRDFSARISREFIPDYESFVNQYNAALNDGSPRAMALASQFLLDYKHQFLNSQVIIGASGSLFGLLGAFGMLFPNRELYLYFFIPVKAKWLVIGYGAIELFSGWKNDPLDNVAHFAHIGGLVIGVILVLIWRRDRNNFY
- a CDS encoding rhomboid family intramembrane serine protease, encoding MDFLKNIKDNFQKQGVLTQIIIINVAVFLTVNIVGNVSHLNLLQYLALPIGAQVFLFKFWTLFTYMFTHAGLGHIFWNMVLFYFMSQVFFTIMGQKKLLYLYVMSGVSGGALMLILGLIFPEQFQYASLIGASAAVMGVGAVMAVYSPNYKVYLFGMFELSYKFFFLGVFVLNTIIDLSENTGGKISHIGGTLFGLIYGYYLKQGIDLFNISLKAKQKHNLKVVSRSGSYSESSASKKTSEEHTMDELLDKISKSGYDSLTKNEKDELFRLSQKK